In Aphelocoma coerulescens isolate FSJ_1873_10779 chromosome 3, UR_Acoe_1.0, whole genome shotgun sequence, a single window of DNA contains:
- the FAM89A gene encoding protein FAM89A encodes MSGPGLLGPGGGAGLPPLPKSLSGLLNSSSSGGGSGQGGRWRDLERLYAQKSRIQDELSGGGRGSPRPPKPPNLDAALALLRKEMVGLRQLDMSLLCQLYSLYESIQEYKGACQADSNADCSYALENGFFDEEEEYF; translated from the exons ATGAGCGGGCCGGGGCTGCTggggcccggcggcggcgcggggttGCCGCCGCTGCCCAAGAGCCTGAGCGGGCTGCTGAACTCCTCATCCtcgggcggcggcagcggccaGGGCGGGCGCTGGCGAGACCTGGAGCGGCTCTACGCGCAGAAGTCCCGCATCCAAGACGAGCtgagcggcggcggccggggctcGCCGCGCCCGCCCAAGCCTCCCAACCTGGACGCGGCACTGGCCCTGCTCCGCAAGGAGATG GTTGGCCTTCGGCAGCTGGATATGTCATTGCTGTGTCAGCTCTACTCCCTGTACGAATCCATTCAAGAATACAAAGGTGCCTGCCAAGCTGACTCTAACGCAGACTGCTCGTACGCCCTGGAGAACGGATTTTTTGATGAAGAGGAGGAATACTTCTAG